A genomic stretch from Carassius auratus strain Wakin chromosome 37, ASM336829v1, whole genome shotgun sequence includes:
- the LOC113056287 gene encoding sterile alpha motif domain-containing protein 14-like — protein MSSTPLAEAEEDVFDLTEAVPETELLDSSLQKAKAQLSIKTRRHRPSRTRLRDSVSSIDGDDNIDRMSYGGSVQTSSSPIHPSFRCSSPSSDLLLSSPSTRRDRTFTFDPCTVVGEREAQDERRSYRHLYTSSQEALPLTPSKSPSRPCVHSETSSPAHLCQSREGSQPLLHYGEYSQSEDDSHDTGPDEPDSPTVLLDKKTRRRFLDLGVTLRRTYGKVRKDRSNRLSAGNRDSERTENRSLRSSGPPFVPFSWLSERIRGSGSPKNNQSPSRPFTQGSSTDEDFDSSVGLLEDCRPCKTESSQPYQTLPEHSDGNDCDSSRGTDFSFKRKMLSAAGKDRTERQNGVHGKRDSGKNGQGEDGQKLLTT, from the exons ATGTCCTCCACTCCACTGGCCGAGGCAGAAGAGGATGTGTTTG ATCTGACGGAGGCGGTTCCAGAGACCGAACTACTTGACAGCAGCCTACAGAAAGCCAAAGCACAACTGTCAATCAAAACCAGGAGGCATCGACCCTCCCGAACCCGTCTGAGAGACAGCGTGAGCTCAATAGATGGAGATGACAACATTGATAGAATG AGTTACGGTGGCTCCGTGCAGACCTCATCTTCTCCAATCCACCCTTCCTTTCGCTGCTCCTCCCCCTCTTCTGACCTGCTCCTTTCCTCCCCTTCCACACGGAGAGACCGAACCTTCACCTTTGACCCTTGCACTGTGGTTGGAGAAAGGGAAGCACAGGATGAAAGACGGAGCTACAGGCACCTGTACACCTCCTCTCAAGAGGCTTTGCCCCTCACACCATCTAAGTCTCCCTCCAGACCCTGCGTCCATTCAGAGACATCTTCCCCAGCCCATCTTTGCCAGTCACGTGAGGGCAGCCAACCCCTTCTACACTATGGAGAATACTCACAGAGCGAAG ACGACAGTCATGACACAGGCCCTGATGAACCTGATAGTCCAACAGTGCTTCTGGACAAGAAAACCAGGCGACGTTTTCTTGATCTGGG GGTCACTTTACGTCGCACATATGGAAAGGTCAGGAAAGACAGATCCAACAGACTGTCAGCAGGAAATCG GGATTCAGAGAGGACAGAGAACCGATCCTTGCGTTCTTCTGGTCCACCATTTGTGCCTTTCTCTTGGTTAAGTGAAAGAATACGAGGTTCGGGCTCCCCCAAGAACAACCAGTCCCCATCCAGACCTTTCACCCAG GGCTCCAGTACTGATGAGGACTTTGATTCTTCAGTGGGTTTACTAGAAGACTGCAGACCCTGCAAGACTGAGTCATCACAACCCTATCAGACCCTCCCTGAGCATTCAGATGGG AATGACTGTGACAGCAGTCGTGGCACAGATTTCAGTTTTAAGAGGAAAATGCTTTCTGCTGCTGGTAAAGATAGGACGGAGCGACAGAATGGTGTTCATGGAAAACGGGACAGCGGGAAAAATGGACAGGGTGAAGATGGACAAAAATTATTGACCACTTGA